The following are encoded together in the Flavihumibacter fluvii genome:
- a CDS encoding tetratricopeptide repeat protein, whose protein sequence is MKEYPFRQDKEDLEELLRQYNDRKSGRSNSFLDEESFEKIIDYFDDAEDLGQAQEACDMAVEQFPYSASLLLRKADILIATRKYTDALAILDLAELLDSNDINLFILRTDAYLALDQQPKAVELLENALLLFEGEERIELLFELADVYDDYEEFDKIFDCLKLILEQEPANEEALYKICFWTDFTGRNEESIRVHQQILEELPYNELAWFNLAAAYQGLKLYEKAIDAYKFAVTIDEKFDYAYRNMGDAFIRLKKYRDAIEVLEKVLELSRPEDVIFEAIGHCYDRQKNFAQARFYYRKAVHLNPDDSKLYYKIACTYINEEQWSQAAKQLETAMHIQKAVPEFNLAMGECKVRLGETKEAIIFFSNVVRARPKSSNGWEALIRCLYTGEFYDEALEQSEAALRHTEGKPLFIYYKSAILLALGRSKDALLYLERAMQKAPKLLKEFVALHPAVLQNQGVVDVIARNRKAGKG, encoded by the coding sequence ATGAAAGAATACCCCTTTCGCCAGGATAAAGAGGATTTAGAGGAATTGCTGAGGCAGTACAACGACAGGAAATCAGGCCGTTCCAATAGTTTTTTGGACGAGGAATCCTTCGAAAAAATCATTGATTATTTTGATGATGCAGAAGACCTGGGTCAGGCCCAGGAAGCCTGTGACATGGCCGTAGAGCAATTTCCCTATTCCGCCAGCCTGTTATTACGTAAGGCAGATATCCTGATTGCCACGCGCAAGTACACAGATGCTTTAGCTATTCTTGACCTGGCAGAACTGCTGGACAGCAATGATATCAACCTGTTTATCCTCCGCACGGATGCTTACCTGGCGCTGGACCAGCAACCTAAGGCCGTGGAATTACTGGAAAATGCCCTTTTATTGTTCGAAGGGGAGGAGCGCATTGAATTACTCTTTGAGCTGGCCGATGTGTACGATGATTATGAGGAGTTTGACAAGATATTCGACTGCCTGAAGCTGATCCTGGAGCAGGAACCGGCCAATGAAGAAGCGTTGTATAAAATCTGTTTCTGGACCGATTTTACCGGCAGGAATGAGGAAAGCATCAGGGTGCACCAGCAAATATTGGAGGAACTGCCCTATAATGAACTGGCATGGTTTAACCTGGCAGCAGCTTACCAGGGCCTTAAATTGTACGAAAAAGCGATCGATGCGTACAAGTTTGCAGTAACCATAGATGAAAAGTTCGATTATGCCTACCGGAATATGGGGGATGCATTTATCCGGCTGAAGAAATACAGGGATGCCATTGAAGTACTGGAAAAAGTACTGGAGCTCAGCCGTCCTGAGGACGTCATATTCGAAGCCATCGGGCATTGTTACGACCGCCAGAAGAATTTTGCCCAGGCGAGGTTTTATTACCGGAAAGCCGTTCACCTGAATCCGGATGACAGTAAATTATATTACAAGATTGCCTGTACCTATATTAACGAAGAGCAGTGGAGCCAGGCAGCCAAACAATTGGAAACGGCTATGCATATCCAGAAGGCTGTTCCTGAATTCAACCTGGCTATGGGCGAGTGTAAGGTGCGTTTGGGGGAAACAAAAGAAGCGATCATTTTCTTTTCCAATGTGGTACGGGCGCGGCCAAAAAGCAGTAATGGCTGGGAAGCCCTGATCAGGTGCCTGTATACCGGCGAATTTTATGATGAGGCACTGGAACAGTCGGAAGCCGCACTTCGGCATACCGAAGGGAAACCCCTGTTCATTTATTATAAAAGCGCCATTCTCCTGGCGCTGGGCAGATCAAAAGATGCGCTCCTCTACCTGGAGCGGGCCATGCAAAAAGCGCCTAAACTACTGAAGGAATTTGTGGCGCTGCATCCGGCAGTTTTACAGAACCAGGGGGTTGTTGATGTGATTGCCAGAAACCGGAAAGCAGGAAAAGGGTAA
- the yidC gene encoding membrane protein insertase YidC, whose protein sequence is MQSMDRNTVIGFVLLGVLLFVYLFISSKNSQELQGKKQQYEDSIAKIEQAKIKASKVTTDTTAAVVVADTTATGWAKATAGKESFQVVENDLLSIRFSNKGGQPVQVSLKKFKRSDSSQVTLIHDGSDQVTYPVNTGNNQTAQAANLFFQLKGVSSDNAGNQVITYEVTGNNGESMQHEFVVKQGSYLIDFNLKLNGVNALLTNQNLNLQWNVDARQQERDVKYERQQSQLVIVEDGEYDYFNMFSNNQEKFEKPVHWASIKQQFFNTTLIARDNFDAGQIDWTSPGEDSSNVIVAAKSSFQKKLPAGNNAVVAMQFYFGPNDYKILRHVGVDKMDKIVNLGQGFYSFVRPINQYIVMPVFDFIKKFVGSYGIVIALLTLFIRLVTSPLVYSSYLSGAKMKALRPEIDTLKAKFGDDQQGFGMEQMKLFREAGVNPLGGCIPALMQIPIFFALYSFFNSSVALRGQSFLWAQDLSTYDVIAKLPFTIPFGFGDHISLFTITAVITSFLISLYNMNMTPDQNNPMLKYMPYIFPVILLVFFNRLPSALTWYYTVSNVITLALQWVIQNYIIDHDKIVAQLAENRTKPKAKSKWAAKMEEIQATQKRVQDMQKKGK, encoded by the coding sequence ATGCAAAGCATGGATCGCAACACGGTTATTGGTTTTGTGCTGTTAGGGGTTCTCCTTTTTGTTTACCTGTTTATTTCTTCAAAGAATAGCCAGGAATTACAAGGCAAAAAACAGCAGTACGAAGATTCTATCGCTAAAATTGAACAGGCCAAAATAAAAGCAAGCAAAGTAACTACTGACACAACAGCTGCGGTGGTAGTGGCTGACACTACTGCAACAGGTTGGGCAAAGGCGACTGCAGGAAAGGAAAGTTTCCAGGTGGTGGAAAATGACCTGTTATCCATCAGGTTTTCCAATAAAGGCGGACAGCCGGTCCAGGTTTCCCTCAAAAAATTCAAGCGTTCCGATAGCAGCCAGGTTACCCTTATTCATGATGGCAGTGACCAGGTTACTTATCCCGTGAATACAGGTAATAACCAGACTGCGCAGGCTGCCAACCTTTTCTTTCAGTTAAAAGGGGTAAGTTCCGACAATGCCGGCAACCAGGTGATCACCTACGAGGTGACCGGTAATAACGGTGAATCGATGCAGCATGAATTTGTTGTGAAACAAGGTTCCTACCTCATCGACTTCAACCTGAAATTAAACGGGGTGAATGCTTTGCTGACCAACCAGAACCTGAACCTGCAATGGAATGTAGATGCACGCCAGCAGGAAAGGGATGTGAAATACGAACGCCAGCAATCACAGTTGGTAATCGTGGAAGACGGGGAGTACGATTACTTCAACATGTTTTCCAATAACCAGGAGAAATTTGAAAAACCCGTTCACTGGGCAAGTATCAAACAACAATTCTTCAATACGACTTTAATTGCCCGGGATAATTTTGATGCGGGCCAGATTGACTGGACAAGTCCGGGTGAAGACAGTTCCAACGTCATTGTAGCTGCCAAGTCTTCCTTCCAGAAAAAGCTTCCGGCTGGTAACAATGCCGTGGTTGCCATGCAGTTTTATTTTGGTCCGAATGACTATAAAATACTGCGTCACGTAGGTGTTGACAAAATGGATAAGATCGTGAACCTGGGACAGGGCTTTTATTCTTTCGTAAGGCCGATCAACCAGTACATCGTAATGCCTGTTTTTGATTTCATCAAAAAATTTGTCGGCAGTTATGGTATCGTGATTGCATTACTGACCCTGTTCATCCGCCTGGTCACCTCACCTTTGGTGTATTCCAGTTATCTCAGTGGTGCCAAGATGAAAGCGCTTCGCCCGGAGATCGATACCCTGAAAGCAAAGTTCGGCGATGACCAGCAGGGCTTTGGCATGGAGCAAATGAAATTGTTCAGGGAAGCTGGTGTAAATCCACTGGGTGGTTGTATTCCGGCCCTGATGCAGATTCCCATCTTCTTTGCCTTGTATAGTTTCTTTAACTCGAGTGTGGCTTTACGCGGACAAAGTTTTCTTTGGGCGCAGGACCTTTCCACCTATGATGTTATAGCCAAACTTCCCTTCACTATTCCGTTTGGTTTCGGGGATCATATCAGTCTGTTTACGATCACTGCCGTAATCACCAGCTTCCTGATCTCATTGTATAATATGAATATGACACCGGACCAGAATAACCCGATGTTAAAATACATGCCGTATATTTTCCCTGTCATCCTGTTGGTTTTCTTCAACCGTTTACCATCAGCACTTACCTGGTATTACACTGTGTCGAATGTCATCACACTGGCCTTGCAATGGGTGATACAGAACTATATAATAGATCACGACAAGATCGTGGCACAGCTGGCAGAAAATCGCACAAAGCCCAAGGCCAAGTCCAAATGGGCGGCGAAGATGGAAGAGATCCAGGCCACGCAGAAAAGAGTGCAGGATATGCAGAAAAAAGGTAAATAA